A single region of the Podospora pseudopauciseta strain CBS 411.78 chromosome 1, whole genome shotgun sequence genome encodes:
- a CDS encoding hypothetical protein (EggNog:ENOG503PEAS; COG:S), whose product MFNVDVPDNTKSPENIASNVILASVLAPVFAIIFVVLRLYTARSILRASHKDDWLILIAVILSVLYSATLIASTPESVLSSAQQHAWEYHDWSER is encoded by the exons ATGTTCAACGTCGACGTACCGGACAACACTAAAAGTCCGGAGAACATCGCTTCCAACGTCATTCTCGCCTCTGTTTTGGCCCCGGTCTTTGCGATAATCTTTGTCGTCCTCCGATTGTATACCGCGCGCTCCATCTTGCGCGCGAGCCACAAGGATGATT GGCTCATTCTCATTGCCGTCATCTTGTCCGTCCTATACTCTGCCACCCTCATTGCTAGTACGCCAGAATCCGTTCTATCATCTGCTCAGCAGCACGCTTGGGAATACCACGACTGGAGCGAGCGCTGA
- a CDS encoding hypothetical protein (EggNog:ENOG503P3BR; CAZy:CE3; COG:O), producing the protein MKPSTITALLLPCVLSLSLPRQSHKTVRWMPLGDSITDYGCWRAWIYLRLQNDPDLYDSVDLVGGERAGEICDDSEFDRDHEGHPGFPAIQMANEGRVSEWLAMNPADVVTMHLGTVDIVRGKPRTEELLRAYSTLVGQMRGRNPNMRIIVAQIIPLGLSAEKNEQVKELNKAIPAWAASQNTTSSPIWVVDLFTGFDAEVDLYDGIHASSSGIQKIADGFYPALLTAIRYVRGGAEFSVL; encoded by the exons ATGAAACCTTCGACAATCACCGCCCTGCTCCTTCCGTGTGTTCTGTCCCTTTCCCTGCCAAGGCAATCCCATAAAACAGTCAGATGGATGCCCTTAGGCGACTCGATAACCGACTATGGCTGCTGGCGAGCCTGGATCtacctccgcctccaaaaTGACCCCGACCTCTACGACTCCGTCGACCTCGTCGGTGGTGAGCGCGCAGGCGAGATCTGCGACGACTCCGAATTCGACCGCGATCACGAAGGACACCCCGGCTTCCCCGCCATCCAAATGGCCAATGAGGGTCGAGTGTCCGAGTGGTTGGCCATGAACCCTGCCGATGTGGTGACTATGCACTTGGGCACAGTGGATATCGTGCGAGGAAAGCCGAGGACGGAGGAGTTGCTACGGGCGTATAGCACGCTTGTGGGGCAGATGAGGGGCCGGAATCCAAATATGAGAATTATC GTGGCGCAGATTATCCCGCTTGGGCTGAGCGCGGAAAAGAACGAGCAGGTCAAAGAGCTGAACAAAGCGATTCCTGCTTGGGCGGCCAGCCAAAACACCACGTCGAGTCCGATCTGGGTCGTCGACTTGTTCACTGGTTTCGATGCCGAGGTGGATTTGTATGATGGTATACATGCCAGCTCGTCCGGGATTCAAAAGATCGCTGATGGGTTCTATCCGGCACTATTGACTGCGATTAGATATGTCCGAGGGGGGGCTGAATTCAGTGTCTTGTAA
- a CDS encoding hypothetical protein (EggNog:ENOG503NZWP) encodes MTSSTFRYLDPASITAGVAPWAKVDVDHTSYSRKTVTKDVTNFSDCLDIHSKVGSFGADIDVAGFAVYRSPSATTPEDFEDDKTVRTKYYAEVEALLRERLQHSGQKIKRIEIFDHTIRRHDPGAARQPVQQVHVDQTPKAAEARVRRHVTPKEEADALLQKRYQLINVWRPISHPATDFPLAVIDYRTTAPEDFVAVSLLYPKRDDGDDDDRGKEVRPSQETLDSLEGYEVKGETYGVLPNESHKLYYIKDMTPGEAMFIKCFDSWGDRLPGGKKGVAGLTPHTAFVDPQTPEGTPGRESIEVRCLVFYE; translated from the coding sequence ATGACCAGCAGTACCTTCCGCTACCTCGACCCAGCCAGCATCACCGCTGGTGTAGCGCCATGGGCCAAAGTCGACGTCGACCACACCTCTTACAGCCGTAAAACCGTCACCAAGGACGTCACCAACTTTTCCGACTGCCTGGACATCCACTCCAAAGTTGGCTCCTTTGGTGCCGACATCGACGTAGCCGGCTTCGCAGTCTAccgctccccctccgccaccaccccagaAGATTTCGAGGACGACAAGACCGTCCGCACCAAATACTACGCCGAGGTGGAAGCCCTCCTGAGAGAAAGACTCCAGCACAGCGGCCAAAAGATCAAGCGCATCGAGATCTTTGACCACACCATCCGCAGGCACGACCCCGGCGCCGCCCGCCAGCCGGTCCAGCAAGTCCACGTTGATCAGACACCCAAAGCTGCCGAGGCCAGAGTCAGGCGACATGTCACTCCCAAGGAAGAAGCAgatgccctcctccaaaagcGCTACCAGCTCATCAACGTCTGGAGACCCATCAGCCACCCTGCTACCGACTTTCCCCTCGCCGTGATCGACTACCGCACCACTGCCCCTGAAGATTTCGTGGCTGTCAGCTTACTTTACCCCAAGCGCGACGACggggatgacgacgacagaGGCAAGGAAGTCCGGCCGTCCCAGGAAACACTCGACTCGCTTGAGGGGTATGAAGTCAAGGGGGAGACATATGGTGTACTGCCCAATGAGTCGCACAAGTTGTATTACATCAAGGATATGACGCCCGGGGAGGCCATGTTCATCAAGTGCTTTGACTCCTGGGGGGATCGGTTGCCTGGTGGGAAGAAGGGTGTTGCCGGGCTGACGCCGCACACGGCTTTTGTTGACCCCCAGACGCCTGAGGGCACACCGGGGAGGGAGAGTATCGAGGTGAGGTGCTTGGTGTTTTATGAGTAG
- a CDS encoding hypothetical protein (COG:S; EggNog:ENOG503P0IQ): MEDRTVVVYGEKDWKKDEIIETRIDLSYPVSPTDSDLSSLPSPLKEKADLEAQTTPEEEPLRKRLGFIRYTALNVYRRLFTLAFIGNIIPLIIYLVRGAEPLDLVNASAINLAVCGLCRQPLVLNLLYLIFGSVPRSAPTTIKRLACRIFHLGGVHSGTGVASLIWYIGFAGTYTYQFNPATANPISIIVLALIYSVFALLLSIIVVAHPTIRRKHHDVFELVHRFANWGILALFWVVISLLGTQEPSLEKFLLNLPAFWILILLTAATIHPWLLLRKVTVTPEPLSPHAIRLHFDHTTVKFGQGIQVAKHPLKDWHSFACFPDRFDNVKDTALANTKFSCIVSRVGDWTKDTIIAQPTKLWKRGVPTYGFGYVFRMFSRIIVVTTGSGIGPCLSFLADENRPSMRVLWQTRSPLKTYGQRTLDLVSRMDQNPVIIDTSEKRKREEMLPQVLRLVKEFDAEAVCVISNPAVTKEVVFGLEMRGILAYGPIFDS; this comes from the coding sequence ATGGAAGACAGGACAGTAGTTGTTTACGGGGAGAAGGActggaagaaggatgagatCATCGAGACCAGGATAGACCTCTCCTATCCAGTATCACCAACAGATTcagacctctcctccctcccctccccattgAAAGAGAAAGCAGACCTCGAAGCCCAGACCACACCAGAAGAGGAACCATTACGAAAGCGCCTCGGCTTCATCCGGTACACAGCCCTCAACGTCTACCGCCGCCTATTCACCCTCGCCTTCATCGGCAACATTATTCCTCTGATCATCTACCTTGTCAGAGGTGCCGAGCCTCTCGACTTGGTCAATGCCTcagccatcaacctcgccgTATGTGGCCTCTGCCGGCAACCGCTCGTCCTCAACCTACTCTACCTCATCTTTGGTTCTGTCCCGCGTTCAGCCCCGACAACAATCAAACGCCTCGCCTGCCGCATTTTTCACCTCGGCGGTGTCCATAGCGGCACTGGCGTCGCTTCCCTTATCTGGTACATCGGATTCGCGGGCACCTACACCTACCAATTCaaccccgccaccgccaaccctATAAGCATTATCGTCCTAGCCCTGATCTACTCCGtcttcgccctcctcctctccatcatcgTGGTGgcccaccccaccatccgGAGAAAACACCACGACGTCTTCGAGCTAGTCCACCGCTTCGCCAATTGGGGaattctggccctctttTGGGTAGtaatctccctcctcggcacaCAAGAACCGTCCCTAGAAAaattcctcctcaacctcccggCCTTTTGGATCTTGATCCTCTTGACAGCAGCCACAATCCACCCCTGGTTGCTCCTCCGCAAAGTAACGGTCACTCCTgaacccctttccccccacGCCATCAGACTTCACTTTGATCACACTACCGTCAAGTTTGGTCAAGGCATCCAAGTCGCTAAGCACCCCCTCAAAGACTGGCATTCTTTCGCTTGCTTCCCCGACCGCTTCGATAATGTTAAGGACACCGCCTTAGCAAATACAAAGTTCAGCTGCATCGTCTCGCGGGTGGGCGACTGGACCAAAGACACTATTATCGCTCAACCAACCAAGCTGTGGAAGAGGGGTGTGCCGACGTATGGATTCGGGTATGTCTTTCGCATGTTCAGCCGCATCATCGTTGTCACAACCGGCAGCGGGATCGGGCCGTGCCTGTCCTTTTTGGCGGATGAGAACAGGCCTAGTATGAGGGTATTGTGGCAGACGAGGAGCCCGCTCAAGACATATGGGCAGAGGACGCTGGATTTGGTCAGCAGGATGGACCAGAACCCCGTAATTATCGATACGAgcgagaagaggaagagggaggagatgctgCCGcaggtgttgaggttggtcAAGGAGTTTGACGCCGAGGCGGTTTGCGTGATTAGCAACCCGGCGGTgacgaaggaggtggtgtttgggttggagatgagggggATTTTGGCGTATGGGCCTATTTTTGACAGTTAG
- a CDS encoding hypothetical protein (EggNog:ENOG503P1B0; COG:G) encodes MGILKYLAVAGLVASTSSSSLPDVCTTAFVESSLPAPDFFPGLELIAGSVTAQAVTNFTAPPDSTHPGATGRDFCNVTFAYRHVGRPTDRVNLWLYLPSPTQFKKRFLATGGGGLSMTLGARGLATGLSYGAVSITTDAGFGGFDSDLSRVILYGNGAMNYDALIAYSYRAMHEMTVLGKELTRKFYNASNSTKIYSYFHGCSEGGREGMSQVQKYGTTFDGISVGSPAFRHPIFHYHGPLSQRKLNYFPSVCELSRITADAIAFCDPLDGKTDGVVARTDLCFARFNASSSIGKPYNCSAVPQLGQPPIAGTVSAKAAAVAAETWRGMYDSNNKLIHPFFAPSVEFGDSITILNPATNQLEPFPNPLSPAVVNLLIKEVYSPTLPLDEVSPDIVREWVNDSMAKYLSGIYTLWPDLTPFKSNGGKMIFWHGEADAAIPAVSSTMYQDKVRKTMYPGLGMQQGYAEMSKWNKLFLVPGGGHCDPGTVDPLGVFKPNSAAWPTEVLKSLMEWVEEGKDFERLEGIVQGGEKKGEKEGICGFPLRPVWGGNNGSDGKGRGKGKGKGKGQQQSEDEEELQCVFDQQSFEFFTPKLDSFLVDAY; translated from the coding sequence ATGGGAATTCTAAAATATTTGGCAGTGGCTGGCCTTGTAGCATCCACATCCAGTTCGAGCCTTCCCGATGTCTGCACGACGGCTTTTGTTGAATCGTCTCTTCCGGCACCAGACTTCTTCCCAGGACTCGAACTAATCGCCGGTTCTGTCACAGCCCAGGCTGTCACCAACTTCACTGCTCCACCAGACAGCACCCATCCTGGCGCCACCGGTCGCGACTTTTGCAACGTCACTTTCGCCTACCGCCATGTCGGCCGCCCTACTGACCGAGTCAATCTCTGGCTCTACCTTCCAAGTCCCACCCAGTTCAAGAAGCGTTTCCTGGCtacaggaggaggagggctaTCCATGACTTTGGGCGCACGAGGACTCGCAACTGGTCTCAGCTATGGCGCTGTCTCCATCACGACCGATGCCGGCTTCGGCGGTTTCGACTCCGACCTCAGCCGTGTTATCCTCTACGGCAACGGCGCCATGAACTACGATGCCCTCATCGCCTACTCCTACAGGGCAATGCACGAAATGACTGTTCTCGGCAAGGAGCTTACCCGCAAGTTCTACAATGCCTCCAACTCGACCAAGATCTACTCCTACTTCCACGGCTGCTCCGAAGGTGGGCGCGAGGGTATGTCTCAAGTCCAAAAATACGGCACGACCTTTGACGGAATTTCTGTTGGTTCCCCTGCGTTCCGACATCCTATCTTCCACTACCACGGCCCTCTTTCTCAGCGCAAGCTCAACTACTTTCCCTCTGTTTGCGAGCTCTCACGCATCACCGCCGATGCTATTGCCTTCTGCGACCCCCTCGACGGCAAAACCGACGGCGTAGTCGCACGCACGGATCTCTGCTTCGCCCGCTTCAATGCCTCGTCCTCGATTGGAAAACCCTACAACTGCTCCGCTGTTCCCCAGCTTGGCCAGCCACCCATCGCCGGCACTGTTTCCgccaaagccgccgccgTGGCAGCCGAGACCTGGCGCGGCATGTAcgactccaacaacaagctcATCCACCCATTCTTTGCTCCCTCGGTGGAGTTTGGTGACTCTATCACAATCCTCAACCCCGCCACGAACCAACTCGAGCCgttccccaaccctctctccCCAGCGGTGGTCAATTTGCTGATCAAGGAAGTCTACTCTCCTACCTTGCCCCTGGATGAAGTCAGCCCTGATATTGTCCGCGAGTGGGTCAACGATTCAATGGCCAAGTACCTTTCTGGCATCTATACTCTCTGGCCGGATCTCACGCCGTTCAAGTCCAACGGTGGAAAGATGATATTCTGGCATGGGGAGGCTGATGCTGCGATTCCGGCGGTTTCATCAACCATGTATCAAGACAAGGTCAGGAAGACGATGTACCCTGGTTTGGGCATGCAGCAAGGTTACGCCGAGATGTCGAAATGGAACAAGCTGTTTTTGGTGCCTGGAGGTGGGCACTGCGATCCTGGGACGGTGGATCCTCTGGGGGTGTTTAAGCCCAACAGCGCGGCGTGGCCAACAGAGGTGCTGAAGAGTTTGATGgagtgggtggaggaggggaaggattTTGAGAGATTGGAGGGGATTGTGCAGGGCggtgagaagaagggagagaaggaggggattTGCGGGTTTCCTCTGAGACCTGTTTGGGGCGGCAACAATGGAAGTGATGGCAAGGGCAgggggaaaggaaaggggaagggtaAGGGGCAACAGCAAAgtgaggacgaagaggagctgCAGTGTGTCTTTGACCAGCAGAGCTTCGAGTTCTTTACTCCTAAGCTGGACAGTTTTTTGGTGGATGCCTATTAG
- a CDS encoding hypothetical protein (EggNog:ENOG503P53G) — translation MNRAHVPDYCPATSDRMSSRCAHWDYSNPNSIDWSWLANVARGTRGLPANLTSGSTSISWGNIYIPQTVVAATTPMKYAAAVVSDSFSMTKSEAVQNRETATITSSRGEHLPLKQPQVSIQCTDPSRPRKDPRGDTLAEAPYNFLLTPGFYYRSNPTFFIPHELLDEAYTSRAHFGFLDFGSHAPVKASAPFWTRYNLTGTFLALCFIDARWVESDVWSYSNGDVPQFSYAMRNSTLNASANLDEVIHLTVPWLNSLNNSLYMAPGGSSNYGLKYSSRAASGSRFVYDHYVAEGAEDSELYRALSRSLAIYLVDALSDLTWSRVLREEGIQDYAWVDVDRHELIYRYNFEGLSVKLAFGVLLLHVLLVLIHFVGTACIYRGFGSSAWEQLGELMTLAMNSQGSDLLKNTGVGVHKWEVWRLMARVCEDEVEERRVELRLHSEQVIDGDEEGVIKDVSGSGKKSTAFRKYG, via the exons ATGAATAGGGCGCATGTTCCGGACTACTGTCCCGCGACCAGCGACAGAATGTCGTCAAGATGTGCCCATTGGGACTATAGCAACCCGAATAGCATCGACTGGTCCTGGTTGGCGAATGTCGCTCGTGGCACACGAGGTCTTCCTGCAAATCTCACATCTGGAAGCACATCCATCTCTTGGGGGAATATCTACATCCCGCAAACTGTCGTCGCGGCAACAACGCCAATGAAGTATGCCGCTGCTGTAGTCTCGGATAGCTTTTCCATGACAAAATCCGAGGCCGTACAGAACCGAGAGACagcaaccatcaccagcagcaggggGGAACATCTCCCATTGAAGCAACCGCAAGTCTCCATCCAGTGTACAGACCCCAGCCGTCCAAGAAAGGACCCCCGAGGCGACACACTCGCCGAGGCTCCCTACAACTTTCTCCTCACCCCCGGTTTCTACTACCGTAGCAACCCaaccttcttcatcccccaCGAGCTCCTCGACGAGGCCTACACCTCCAGAGCCCACTTCGGCTTCCTCGACTTCGGCAGCCACGCTCCAGTCAAGGCATCAGCCCCCTTCTGGACGCGGTACAACTTGACCGGGACCTTCCTAGCCCTCTGCTTCATCGACGCCCGCTGGGTGGAATCCGACGTCTGGTCCTACTCCAACGGGGACGTCCCCCAGTTCTCCTACGCCATGAGGAACTCCACCCTCAACGCATCCGCCAACCTGGACGAGGTCATACATCTGACGGTGCCCTGGCTGAACAGCCTGAACAACTCGCTGTACATGGCACCGGGAGGCAGCTCAAACTATGGACTCAAGTACAGCAGCAGGGCGGCTAGCGGGTCAAGGTTTGTCTATGACC ATTACGTGGCtgagggggcggaggatTCGGAGTTGTATCGAGCGCTGTCGAGGTCGTTGGCGATTTATCTTGTTGATGCCCTTTCCGATTTGACGTGGTCGAGG GTCCTCAGAGAGGAGGGGATCCAAGATTACGCATGGGTTGATGTCGATCGACATGAGCTGATCTACCGGTACAACTTTGAGGGTTTGTCGGTCAAACTTGCTTTTGGAGTTCTATTGCTTCATGTGCTTCTTGTGCTGATCCATTTTGTGGGTACGGCGTGTATTTATCGAGGGTTTGGGAGTAGTGCCTGGGAGCAACTCGGGGAGCTGATGACGCTGGCGATGAATAGTCAGGGGAGTGATTTGCTGAAGAAtactggggttggggtgcaTAAATGGGAGGTatggaggttgatggccaGGGTTTGtgaagatgaggttgaggagcgTCGGGTAGAGCTGCGGTTGCACAGCGAGCAAGTAATTGACGGGGATGAAGAGGGTGTGATTAAAGATGTTTCCGGATCTGGGAAAAAGTCGACTGCATTCCGGAAGTATGGCTAA
- a CDS encoding hypothetical protein (EggNog:ENOG503NTYY; COG:O) → MPRQTTQLPLRPAGPQAAKKPCVFFTQGRCRNGSTCSFFHDPVLVKLVGTGSTSTADQDDTAPTSKITCHFYLKGACLKGDTCSFAHPESHRPPPVVDTKESLTDDTVAPEKDEPEDRPDDWMRQLGGAVIQFGHGAAVLKASLQSDFSAVRISQLPETSTLCQIFQALRQLGFAVSPDEIRFVPSPDPTHRIADVRVEDPAFARRLMSAVEDCQRSLGNDIKVIQINAPMPGGSGMHRVECKKVLCSWYRPFKTVWLNFTSHGLAETIRQKYASGRYKVLNMTVTSHAPKKSKAWTTVMLTEVPAEATEDDVTKSIPANMSPRNVETGTPSFRYNADVANAFVKSKLMEVGPLEWWEDAVFGGKRAKVKARFQDDGDAAKAASMLNGWELPFHKKGKLTVQAIYSARFKVQERIYQAIKPIIKEQSPMWQAKKVYLAAYEPAKFSSSRALKFEGEDNKAVAEAKRTLEQILEGRLATDKGKPIWSPAFTVNGEVFQKIKELEQLFGIVVIRNKKLSRVYLFGSEDKCKEAEPELAEIAQQDSSTANIIKLDAGQFAWALRGGFKSIAEILGRKATLNVVSEPKQIVVTGSTEDIKLAMDMVKAQNEFTESSTAKPSMTEDCSICWMEPENPLTTPCNHTYCTDCFESLCTSATSCNNTNFILQCEGSSSKCQQPLSLNFLQDHLSSQLFEDMLQASFKSYVSHRPDALRHCPTPDCGQIYRAATGTFTCPSCLTPVCTTCFVSHQGMTCADHKFVSSGGDIALKQAKQRLGIKDCPKCKTAMEKTDGCDHMTCGGCGTHICWNCLKTFGTGADCYAHMNRAHGGIGIDVRF, encoded by the exons ATGCCTCGACAAACAACCCAGCTCCCCTTGCGCCCAGCTGGCCCGCAGGCAGCGAAGAAGCCCTGTGTATTCTTTACCCAAGGACGCTGTCGGAATGGGAGCACCTGCTCATTTTTCCATGATCCAGTGCTTGTCAAGCTAGTAGGGACCGGGTCAACTTCCACTGCCGATCAAGATGACACAGCTCCAACATCCAAGATCACTTGCCACTTCTACCTGAAAGGAGCCTGTTTGAAGGGAGACACTTGCTCTTTTGCTCACCCCGAATCTCACAGACCACCACCTGTGGTGGATACCAAAGAGTCTTTAACTGATGACACAGTTGCTCCAGAGAAG GATGAACCTGAAGACAGACCCGATGACTGGATGCGCCAGCTTGGTGGAGCTGTCATACAGTTCGGACACGGCGCCGCCGTCTTGAAGGCATCTCTCCAGTCAGACTTCTCCGCGGTCCGCATCAGTCAGCTGCCGGAAACGAGTACCCTGTGTCAAATCTTCCAAGCTCTCCGCCAGCTCGGATTCGCCGTCTCCCCTGATGAAATACGCTTCGTACCGAGCCCTGATCCAACCCATCGTATCGCTGATGTCCGCGTAGAGGATCCCGCCTTTGCGAGACGGCTCATGAGCGCTGTAGAAGACTGCCAAAGATCCCTTGGAAACGACATCAAAGTGATCCAAATCAACGCGCCTATGCCGGGGGGATCTGGGATGCACAGAGTCGAGTGTAAAAAGGTGCTCTGCTCCTGGTACCGCCCATTCAAGACGGTCTGGCTGAATTTCACATCGCACGGTTTGGCCGAGACAATCCGCCAAAAGTACGCGAGTGGGAGGTACAAGGTTCTCAACATGACTGTAACGAGCCACGCACCCAAGAAAAGCAAAGCATGGACGACAGTTATGCTCACCGAAGTCCCTGCTGAAGCCACCGAAGACGATGTTACGAAGTCCATCCCGGCAAACATGTCGCCTAGAAACGTGGAGACTGGAACCCCGAGCTTTAGATACAATGCTGATGTGGCGAATGCTTTTGTCAAGTCGAAGTTGATGGAGGTTGGACCACTTGAATGGTGGGAGGACGCCGTATTTGGTGGAAAGCGTGCGAAGGTGAAGGCTCGCTTCCAGGACGACGGCGATGCTGCCAAAGCGGCCTCGATGCTGAACGGATGGGAGCTTCCATTCCACAAGAAGGGCAAACTCACCGTCCAGGCTATCTATTCAGCACGATTCAAGGTCCAAGAACGCATATATCAAGCCatcaaacccatcatcaaggaGCAGAGCCCCATGTGGCAAGCAAAAAAGGTGTACCTGGCTGCCTATGAGCCTGCCAAGTTCTCTTCTTCACGCGCCTTGAAGTTTGAAGGTGAAGATAACAAGGCAGTTGCGGAAGCAAAGCGTACCTTGGAGCAGATATTGGAAGGACGTCTTGCCACCGACAAAGGCAAACCGATCTGGTCCCCTGCTTTCACCGTCAACGGCGAGGTCTTTCAGAAAATAAAGGAGCTTGAGCAGCTTTTCGGCATCGTGGTCATTCGCAACAAGAAACTATCGCGGGTGTATCTCTTCGGGTCGGAAGACAAATGCAAAGAAGCCGAACCAGAACTTGCAGAAATCGCCCAGCAGGACTCGTCAAccgccaacatcatcaagctgGACGCAGGCCAGTTTGCCTGGGCCTTACGAGGTGGCTTCAAGTCCATCGCCGAGATTCTCGGCCGCAAGGCCACCTTGAATGTTGTCTCAGAGCCCAAGCAGATCGTAGTGACGGGATCAACAGAAGACATCAAGCTCGCCATGGACATGGTCAAAGCCCAGAATGAATTCACCGAGAGTAGCACCGCCAAACCCTCCATGACTGAAGACTGCTCAATCTGTTGGATGGAACCCGAAAATccgctcaccaccccctgcaACCACACCTACTGCACCGACTGCTTCGAATCCCTCTGCACCTCTGCAACCTCttgcaacaacaccaacttCATCCTTCAATGCGAAGGAAGCTCGTCCAAATGCCAGCAACCCCTTTCCCTCAACTTTCTCCAAGACCATCTATCATCCCAGCTATTCGAAGACATGCTCCAAGCGTCCTTCAAGTCTTACGTCTCGCACCGGCCCGACGCCCTCCGCCACTGCCCAACCCCAGACTGCGGACAAATCTACCGCGCCGCCACTGGCACCTTTACCTGTCCCAGCTGCCTCACCCCAGTATGTACCACCTGTTTTGTATCACACCAGGGCATGACTTGTGCCGATCACAAGTTTGTTTCGTCTGGCGGGGACATAGCCCTGAAGCAAGCCAAGCAGCGCTTGGGGATCAAGGATTGTCCCAAGTGCAAGACTGCCATGGAAAAGACGGACGGGTGCGACCACATGACTTGTGGCGGCTGCGGTACTCATATTTGCTGGAACTGTTTGAAGACGTTTGGGACAGGGGCTGACTGCTACGCGCATATGAATCGGGCGCATGGTGGCATCGGGATTGATGTCAGGTTTTGA
- a CDS encoding hypothetical protein (EggNog:ENOG503PSRJ; COG:T): MAKPRHANEALFYLVPQDAESRKIVEENPSYQYQYKGIVSLQVKAGNKSNFAGRILSIGRLKQLSDIVLYLRGLPDQQCSFKLYPSGELMLQDATTGCHTSIRSSPNAPVVPVDLDKKPLRQIHTYKVLGEGGFDKVSKAVNLASGILYAVK, translated from the exons ATGGCCAAACCTCG ACATGCCAACGAGGCCCTGTTCTATCTCGTACCGCAAGACGCCGAGTCCCGAAAGATTGTCGAAGAAAACCCATCCTACCAATATCAATACAAGGGCATCGTCAGCCTGCAGGTCAAGGCTGGAAACAAGTCCAACTTTGCTGGACGTATCTTGTCCATCGGCAGACTAAAGCAGCTGAGTGACATTGTGCTCTACCTTCGTGGGCTGCCCGACCAGCAATGCTCTTTTAAGCTTTACCCATCGGGAGAGCTGATGCTACAAGATGCAACTACAGGTTGTCACACCAGCATCAG ATCGAGCCCCAATGCGCCGGTTGTCCCCGTCGACCTGGACAAGAAGCCACTGCGCCAGATTCACACGTACAAGGTTCTTGGCGAGGGTGGTTTTGATAAAGTCTCCAAGGCCGTGAATCTTGCTTCGGGTATCCTGTATGCTGTGAAGTAA
- a CDS encoding hypothetical protein (COG:S; EggNog:ENOG503PHS9), with the protein MPLNTAPILATTVYTGNWKREWEYEDLQQELKEVTKRNLDIHHYKNKPLSNSQDFLSEAGTALSQLAWDDTEHPSKSEPYHAEFLSHLAPQQLSTASGSSGYTCPRQNLKYGITIVPAGDESLLFMGYGDHADMPSEFRAEIHAKSKVVRKQVFDEEMKMCGSYVPRVGRGIEDFRLPPMDVLEKLFYAERVRQRRARYRELHGTRRSSDIGSQPSGDACAEHFLDEYSLTLYIHADETPSPPSAEIADGLRRLFTLQPQQEESGDTQGQELYHPDKLSELAQFLWQLADGNVRVNPGLDDAIWTKLRELLPSNSSEAEEDRPADDKKIKSFDGHRLDS; encoded by the exons ATGCCTCTCAACACGGCGCCAATACTAGCAACGACAGTGTACACCGGTAACTGGAAACGTGAATGGGAATACGAAGATCTGCAGCAGGAACTTAAAGAGGTCACGAAACGGAATCTCGACATTCACCACTACAAGAACAAGCCACTTTCAAATTCACAGGACTTCCTCAGCGAGGCTGGCACTGCCCTATCGCAGCTGGCATGGGACGACACCGAGCACCCATCCAAGTCCGAGCCCTATCACGCTGAATTCCTGTCTCATCTAGCCCCCCAACAGCTGTCAACAGCTTCGGGGAGCTCGGGGTATACATGTCCCAGGCAAA ATCTGAAATATGGCATCACTATCGTGCCGGCCGGTGATGAATCGCTCCTGTTCATGGGCTATGGAGACCACGCAGATATGCCCTCCGAATTCAGGGCGGAAATACACGCCAAAAGCAAAGTGGTGCGGAAGCAGGTGTTTGACGAAGAAATGAAGATGTGTGGGAGCTATGTACCTCGTGTGGGCCGGGGCATTGAGGATTTTAGGCTGCCCCCTATGGATGTGCTGGAGAAGTTGTTTTACGCCGAAAGAGTTCGACAAAGGAGGGCTAGATATCGAGAACTTCATGGCACGAGACGCTCAAGCGACATTGGATCGCAGCCATCAGGTGACGCTTGTGCTGAGCACTTTCTGGATGAGTATTCT CTCACGCTGTACATCCATGCGGACGAaaccccatcaccgccgaGCGCAGAAATTGCTGATGGCTTGCGACGGTTGTTTACGCTGCAGCCACAACAAGAGGAATCAGGAGATACACAGGGGCAGGAGCTGTACCATCCCGATAAGCTGTCAGAACTTGCGCAATTTCTTTGGCAACTGGCCGACGGCAACGTACGGGTAAATCCTGGACTTGACGACGCAATATGGACCAAGTTGAGAGAACTGCTGCCCTCCAATTCTTCGGAAGCAGAGGAGGACAGGCCTGCAGATgacaaaaaaataaagtcATTTGATGGCCACAGACTTGACAGCTGA